A region from the Lagopus muta isolate bLagMut1 chromosome 27, bLagMut1 primary, whole genome shotgun sequence genome encodes:
- the GFRA2 gene encoding GDNF family receptor alpha-2, with the protein MILANAFCIVLFVDETLRSLAAPPSPPGQDPQGWRVPVDCVRASELCASEGSCSSRYRTLRQCLAGRDRNTMLANKECQAALEVLQESPLYDCHCKRGMKKELQCLQIYWSIHLGLAEGEEFYEASPYEPITSRLSDIFRLASIFSGMDPATNSKSNHCLDAAKACNLNDNCKRLRSGYISTCSREISPTEHCTRRKCHKALRQFFDRVPSEFTYRLLFCSCKDQACAERRRQTIVPSCSYEDKEKPNCLDLRNVCRADHLCRSRLADFHANCQASFQSLTSCPGDNYQACLGSYTGLIGFDMTPNYVDASTTSITISPWCSCKGSGNLEEECEKFLRDFTENPCLRNAIQAFGNGTDVNLSPKNPSPPITVPPKMEKSPALPDDINDSNTMYDTSIITTCTSIQEHGQKLNKSKEQSLCYSETQLTTDTMPDQKTFVDQKAAGSRHQAARILPAVPIMLLKLLL; encoded by the exons ATGATTTTGGCCAACGCCTTCTGCATCGTCCTCTTTGTAG ATGAGACCCTCCGCTCTCTGGCCGCCCCCCCGTCCCCCCCTGGGCAGGACCCACAGGGTTGGCGGGTGCCGGTGGACTGCGTGCGTGCCAGTGAGCTGTGTGCATCcgagggcagctgcagctccaggtaCCGAACCCTGCGGCAGTGCCTGGCGGGACGAGACCGCAACACCATGCTGGCCAACAAGGAGTGCCAGGCggccctggaggtgctgcaggagagcCCGCTGTACGACTGCCATTGCAAGAGGGGCATGAAAAAGGAGCTTCAGTGCCTTCAGATCTACTGGAGTATACACCTCGGGCTGGCCGAAG GAGAAGAGTTCTACGAAGCTTCCCCCTACGAGCCGATCACCTCTCGTCTCTCTGATATATTCAGACTCGCTTCAATTTTCTCAG GAATGGACCCCGCCACCAATTCCAAAAGCAACCACTGCCTCGACGCGGCCAAAGCGTGCAACCTGAACGACAACTGCAAGCGCCTGCGCTCGGGATACATCTccacctgcagcagggagatCTCGCCCACCGAGCACTGCACCCGGCGGAAATGCCACAAAGCCCTGCGCCAGTTCTTCGACCGCGTGCCCAGCGAGTTCACCTACCgcctcctcttctgctcctGCAAGGACCAGGCGTGCGCCGAGCGTCGGCGGCAAACCATCGTCCCCTCCTGCTCCTACGAGGACAAGGAGAAACCCAACTGCTTGGATCTGCGCAACGTGTGCCGCGCCGACCACCTGTGCCG GTCCCGACTGGCTGATTTCCACGCCAACTGCCAGGCCTCCTTCCAGTCACTGACCAGCTGCCCTGGGGACAACTACCAGGCGTGCCTGGGCTCCTACACAGGGCTCATTG GTTTTGATATGACGCCCAACTACGTGGACGCCAGCACCACCAGCATCACCATCTCGCCCTGGTGCTCCTGCAAGGGCAGTGGTAACCTGGAGGAAGAATGTGAGAAGTTCCTGAGGGACTTCACTGAGAACCCCTGTCTCC GAAACGCCATCCAAGCCTTTGGCAACGGCACTGATGTCAACCTTTCTCCCAAGAACCCCTCACCTCCCATCACAGTGCCTCCCAAGATGGAGAAAAGCCCTGCCTTGCCTGATGACATCAACGACAGCAACACCATGTATGACACGAGCATCATCACCACCTGCACCTCCATCCAG gaGCACGGACAGAAGCTAAACAAGTCCAAAGAGCAGAGCCTGTGCTACTCAGAG ACCCAGCTCACCACAGACACGATGCCAGACCAGAAGACCTTTGTGGACCAGAAGGCAGCCGGCAGCCGGCACCAGGCGGCCCGGATCCTTCCAGCTGTGCCCATCAtgctgctgaagctgctgctATAG